One Pseudorasbora parva isolate DD20220531a chromosome 4, ASM2467924v1, whole genome shotgun sequence genomic region harbors:
- the LOC137074147 gene encoding interferon-induced protein 44-like yields MGNSGSKPETYSPELEKPWRTFDWGQKEALKKKLENFPLSHPDVKNIKILVAGQIGAGKSSFINSVDSVFQRRISSRALVETSAGDSHSFTKNLEGFPIRSGTKTLPIVFKDIMGLEADALAGAQTEDIINAIFGHVKNGYKFNEEQALTHKDELYTRDPALSDQAFCLVYVIAADKVGYTDNRLFDKLKIIRRRISNKGIPQVIVMTKVDEACPLVNKDLRKIYTSKKIKEKMDFCSLKIGLPLSNIFPVKNYHDEIDTKDDVDVLILKALEQIVQIANDKLVDIQSD; encoded by the exons ACAAAAAGAAGCTCTAAAAAAAAAGCTGGAAAACTTCCCCCTGAGTCATCCAGATGTAAAGAACATCAAGATCCTGGTAGCTGGACAAATTGGAGCAGGAAAGTCCAGCTTTATTAACTCTGTCGATAGTGTCTTTCAAAGAAGGATCTCCTCTAGAGCGCTGGTTGAAACATCTGCTGGTGACAGTCATAGTTTCACAAAAAAT CTCGAAGGATTCCCCATCAGAAGTGGGACAAAAACGTTGCCCATCGTCTTCAAGGACATAATGGGCTTAGAAGCTGATGCATTGGCTGGGGCACAAACAGAGGACATCATCAATGCTATTTTTGGCCATGTGAAAAACGGCTATAAA TTCAATGAGGAGCAGGCACTCACTCACAAGGATGAACTTTACACCAGGGACCCTGCCCTCTCAGATCAGGCGTTCTGTCTGGTTTACGTCATAGCTGCAGATAAAGTCGGATACACAGATAACAGACTTTTTGACAAGTTAAAGATCATCCGCCGGAGAATCAGTAATAAAG GGATTCCTCAAGTGATTGTCATGACCAAAGTGGATGAAGCATGTCCGCTGGTCAACAAGGATCTAAGGAAAATCTACACTAGCAAGAAGATCAAAGAGAAG ATGGATTTTTGCAGTCTCAAAATTGGCTTGCCATTGTCAAACATCTTCCCAGTGAAGAACTACCATGATGAGATTGACACAAAGGATGATGTTGATGTTCTGATACTAAAGGCACTTGAACAGATTGTTCAGATTGCAAATGATAAATTGGTGGACATTCAAAGTGACTGA